In Takifugu flavidus isolate HTHZ2018 chromosome 13, ASM371156v2, whole genome shotgun sequence, the following are encoded in one genomic region:
- the lysmd4 gene encoding lysM and putative peptidoglycan-binding domain-containing protein 4 isoform X1: MMRRVEHGSRAFQAPVDVHASADGQIYLFKRRQNESAVSSDDEDHVVMDRKPQVCQNLERNIQFLEREVLDGDTLNKLALQYGCKVADIKRLNNLMQEQDFYALKSVRIPVQKHSFLGETSTILRDHKEDFLHSAAKLKPLDTSRTHRQPKEVSDFVMDVEQDTERLIQSANDPDETKQPRFIVREGSLSKADCGAQWWNVVVAVLVIGIILPVFFLLFFKMKNSHVLSSADTTTQPSGSFSNASTLTPVTAAGGD; this comes from the exons ATGATGCGGCGGGTCGAGCACGGTTCCAGGGCTTTCCAGGCTCCTGTGGATGTTCACGCCAGTGCAGACGGCCAGATCTACCTGTTCAAGAGGAGGCAGAATGAATCTGCTGTCTCTTCAGACGACGAAGACCACGTTGTCATGGACAGAAAACCGCAGGTTTGCCAAAATCTGGAGAGAAATATTCAGTTTTTGGAGCGGGAGGTGTTAGACGGAGACACCCTGAATAAGCTTGCACTGCAATATGGCTGCAAG GTGGCGGATATAAAGCGGTTAAACAATCTTATGCAGGAACAAGATTTCTATGCACTGAAATCGGTCAGAATACCCGTTCAGAAACACAGCTTTTTAGGGGAGACCTCCACGATCCTACGTGACCATAAAGAAGATTTTCTTCATTCAGCTGCCAAACTGAAGCCTCTGGACACTTCTAGAACCCACAGACAACCAAAAGAGGTCTCAGACTTTGTAATGGACGTGGaacaagacacagagaggctgaTTCAGAGCGCGAATGATCCAGACGAGACGAAACAGCCGAGGTTCATCGTTAGGGAAGGATCCCTGAGCAAGGCGGACTGTGGCGCCCAGTGGTGGAACGTTGTGGTTGCTGTGCTCGTGATAGGCATCATACTGCCCgtcttctttttattgtttttcaaaatgaaaaacagccaCGTCCTCTCCTCGGCCGACACGACGACACAGCCGTCCGGCAGCTTTTCGAACGCCTCGACCCTCACCCCTGtgacagctgctggaggagactGA
- the lysmd4 gene encoding lysM and putative peptidoglycan-binding domain-containing protein 4 isoform X2, with protein sequence MMRRVEHGSRAFQAPVDVHASADGQIYLFKRRQNESAVSSDDEDHVVMDRKPQVADIKRLNNLMQEQDFYALKSVRIPVQKHSFLGETSTILRDHKEDFLHSAAKLKPLDTSRTHRQPKEVSDFVMDVEQDTERLIQSANDPDETKQPRFIVREGSLSKADCGAQWWNVVVAVLVIGIILPVFFLLFFKMKNSHVLSSADTTTQPSGSFSNASTLTPVTAAGGD encoded by the exons ATGATGCGGCGGGTCGAGCACGGTTCCAGGGCTTTCCAGGCTCCTGTGGATGTTCACGCCAGTGCAGACGGCCAGATCTACCTGTTCAAGAGGAGGCAGAATGAATCTGCTGTCTCTTCAGACGACGAAGACCACGTTGTCATGGACAGAAAACCGCAG GTGGCGGATATAAAGCGGTTAAACAATCTTATGCAGGAACAAGATTTCTATGCACTGAAATCGGTCAGAATACCCGTTCAGAAACACAGCTTTTTAGGGGAGACCTCCACGATCCTACGTGACCATAAAGAAGATTTTCTTCATTCAGCTGCCAAACTGAAGCCTCTGGACACTTCTAGAACCCACAGACAACCAAAAGAGGTCTCAGACTTTGTAATGGACGTGGaacaagacacagagaggctgaTTCAGAGCGCGAATGATCCAGACGAGACGAAACAGCCGAGGTTCATCGTTAGGGAAGGATCCCTGAGCAAGGCGGACTGTGGCGCCCAGTGGTGGAACGTTGTGGTTGCTGTGCTCGTGATAGGCATCATACTGCCCgtcttctttttattgtttttcaaaatgaaaaacagccaCGTCCTCTCCTCGGCCGACACGACGACACAGCCGTCCGGCAGCTTTTCGAACGCCTCGACCCTCACCCCTGtgacagctgctggaggagactGA